The genome window ACGTGATCGGGAAGCGCCTTGTGCACACCTTCAAGGTCCTTGAGGGCGAGTAGAAAATGTTCGAGCGCCTTGGCGGGGTCCTTGGCCTGGATCATACTGCCGTCAATGATTTGCATCACAGCGTTGATACGCCGGGTTTCATTGACGTCGCCCGCAGTGATGGCGGCGATGTCCTTACGCGCCTTGGGCAGCAGGGTGTTGGTGAAAGCGGGATCGTTTGTATCAAGCGACTGGAGCAGACAGGCAAGCCGTGCCCGGGCGAGCCGCGAGTTGTAGCCGGGCTCCTTGATCTGTGCCTGCGCCCAACCGGCGGCTCCGAGGTCGAGCAGTTTGTCGGCTTCGACCGGGTTTTTGGCATGGATTTCGAGTTCGGCGAGCTGCATCAGGACGCGTGCGCGGACCGCTTGAAACTGGTTCTCCCCCTCGGTGAGTTTGAGAAACTGTCGAAGTTCGGCCAACATGATGTCGCGGCCCGGATCGGATTTCTTCAGTTCAGGAAGCTCGGTGCTCTCGTTGCGCATCATCCATTCCAACAAGTGGTCGTTAGCCACGCCCAGGGCGTTGAGTTGGCCTCGCAGCCGGGCTTCGCGGGTGGCGTTGCCGGAGATGGTATCCTGTTCACGTTGTTCAGCGGCATTTTTCGCGGCGATGGCAGAGGTCTCGGAGGTTCTGGCGTCGTCGCGTTCCTTTTGCAGTCCCGATATCGCCAGGTTCAGGTTGGCGACATCAGAGCTGCGGGCGCTTTTTTCATAGGCAAGTAAACTGGCAAGGATGATACACCCCGCCGCCCCCGCCGCAGCGAGGATGAGCGAGCCGGTCATGCGCAGCTTGGTCAGTTTGACATTTTTCAGAAGCCCGGCTTTTTCATTGGCTGCCCTGGCATTGGAATCGATGGTTTCCCAGGCATGCAGTACTTCGTTGAGGTCGCCGAACCGGTCCTCGGGGTTGAGTGAGAGGCATTGCTGAATGACCTCGCGCCGTTTGCGTTCACGGTCGTCTGCGGCTTCGTTGGTCCAGTTGGCCAACTCGCGGTGTTCGAGTCGCTCGGCCAGTTTGATCACGTCAGCCTGGATGCCGGTGACATGTGACTCGCCAGGGCGGGGAGCCACCTTGCTGAAGGTGGCTTCGCAGCGTGGAAACATGCCGGTGAGGAGCCGGAACGCGAGGACGGCGAAGGCATAGGTGTCCCACGCGTAGCCTTTTCCTGATAGATAGCCCTCGGGTTCACGCAACTGCTCGGGGGGGGCGTAGAGCAAGGCATCGGTGTAGGGGAGCATCCCGACCCCCGGCATTTGGCCCATGGCGAAGTCGGTCAGGAACAATTCCCCCTGGTCATTGAAGAAGATGTTGCCGGGTTTCAGGTTGCCGTGGGAGATTCTGCGGTGATGCATCTCGGCAAGCGCGTGGGCGATCTTCTCGATCAGCTCCCAGGCGTTTTTGGTTGGAAACTCGACCAGCTGCTCCTGCAGGGATCTTGGGGCGATGGTCGCTTTTTCCTCATTCACCTCGGCGAGCATCGGCATGATCATGCAGCGGGTGCCCTGTTTGGATTCCTTCCACACGATCGGGACCACGCCCCTGGGGTAGGTTCCGCCGGACAGGCGATGGACCATGCTTTCGATCAGGGGCCGGTTGACGGCCAGCGCATTGAAGACCCGCACCGCATACCACTTGGTGTCGGGAAGGGCGGGAGTGCTTCCCTCGAGATCCCGGGCGATAAAGACAGAGCCGCATGAGCCTTCGCCCACCAGGCCAAGGAGTTCCATACCTTCGATTTGCGGCTGCACCATAGGGTTTGTTTTTAGCTTTATGATACGGGATGACCAGCCAAACTTTGCACCTGTTTGACATTGGCCGTTATCCGTAGTCGGCCAGTGGGGTTTGCCGGTGGATTTTTTCTGATTCAATGATAGTGTTACCACTCATCGTCCGTAAGGATCCTTTGGAACATCAACGATACCGCTATGAAAAAACAACCATTATGTTCAGGAAACCCACTTGCAGAGTGGGGTGCCCGTTCGTCGTCGCGTCGGGAGTTTTTACATGTCGGGGTGCTCGCCGGCCTGGGGCTGACCCTGCCGGAGTTTCTGAAAATGCAGGCCCACGGTGCGCAGAAGCACTATGAATCGAAGGAAGGCGTTGCCAAGTCGGTGATCCAGATCTTCTTGCCCGGTGGTATCGCGCAGCAGGAGTCGTTCGACCCCAAACCCTACGCCCCCAGCGAATACCGGGGGCCCTTTGGCACCATCAAGACAGCCCTTCCGGGGGTGGAGTTCAGCGAAAACCTGAAGCATCTGGCGAAAATTGCCGACAAGTTCACGGTGATCCGGTCGATGTCCCATGGTGAGGCGGCTCATGAACGGGGGACGCACAACATGTTTACCGGCTACCGCCCCAGTCCAGCGCTGCAGTATCCGTCGATGGGCTCGGTGGTCGCCCACGAACTGGGCTCGAGAAAAAGCCTGCCGCCATACGTCTGCGTGCCCAACGTGCCGAATATTTTTGCCAACTCGGGATACCTGAGTTCCGCCTACGGCCCGTTCGGACTCGGTGCCAACCCATCCCAAAAAGGATTCAAGGTGCGCGATCTGAATATGCCGGCCGGTGTGGACGACGACCGATTTTACCGCCGCAAGTCGCTGCTGGAAACCGTCGATGAGCATTTCAAGTCGCTGGAGGATTCCGATGCGCTGGATTCCATGGATGCTTTTTATAAACACGCCTATAGTTTGATTTCCTCACAGGAGGCGCGCGAGGCATTCGATCTCTCCAAGGAGCCGGACAAACTGAAGGATGTGTATGGTCGGACCCCGGCGGGTCAGAGGATGCTGTTAGCCCGTCGGCTCGCTGAGTCCGGTGTTCGTTTTATTTCCCTCACTGCGGGGGGCTGGGATCATCACGACAATATCAAGGGGGGAATCCAGAGCAACCTGCCACCGGTCGACCAGGCGGTGGCGGCTCTGATCAATGATTTGGATCAGCGGGGTATGCTCGATAGCACGCTGGTCATGCTGACATCGGAGTTTGGCCGGACGCCCAAGATCAACAAAACCAACGGACGCGACCACTGGCCGCGGGTATTCTCCGTGATGCTTGCCGGTGGTGGTGTCAAAAAAGGACTGGTCTACGGCAAGTCCAACGCCCTCGCCGCCGAACCCGAGGAGGACAAGGTGGGCGTCGCCGATTTTGCCACCACCATTTACAACCAGATAGGTATCAATGCCGACAAGGAACTGATGGCACCCGGTGGTCGCCCCATCGAGATTGTCGCTGGTGGCAGTGTTATCAAGGATCTTCTTATCTAACAAAAAAGTGAGTATATACAGACTTGTCGTTGCAGGGATGGTGTCGTTTTTTTCGGCGACTCCACTGTCGGCCTACAGCCCTGAGCTCGGGACGATCCTGCCACGCGGCGGTCAGCGGGGCACCGAGGTGGAGTTCAATTTCCACGGCAAGCAATTGATAGAGCCGCAGGAGATTATTTTTTATAAGCCGGGGGTGTCGGTGAAATCACTCCACAAGGTGAAGGACAGCCACGTCAAGGCCGTGCTCGCCATTGCCCCGGATGCCGAGTTGGGTGAACACCCGGTCCGCCTGCGCTGTAAGGGCGGGGTGACTTATATGCGCACATTCTGGGTTGGCCAGTTTGCAACCGTCAACGAAGCCGAGCCCAACAATGATTTTAGCAAACCGCAGCGGGTGGGATTCAATACCACCGTTCACGGCACCGCCGGCCTGGAGGATGCGGATTACTATGGGGTGACCGTTAAAAAAGGCCAGCGCATCTCGGCGGAGGTCGAGGGGATGAGGCTCGGTGCGGTATTTTTCGATCCCTATCTGGCGATTCTCGACAGCAGGAGGTTTGAGCTGGCCACCTCCGATGATGCTCCGCTTCTCCGCCAGGATGCCTTTGTCTCGGTCGTGGCTCCCGAGGATGGTGAATACACGGTTCTTGTCAGGGAGTCGTCCTATGAGGGAAACGACAACTGCCGCTACCGTCTCCACATCGGTGGCTTCAGCCGTCCTTCAGCCGTCTATCCACCGGCCGCCCATCCTGGGGTTGCCACCACCTTCAGAATGATAGGTGATCCGGCGGGGGATTACGCATTCCAGGCCACCCCTGCGGGCAAGGAGGGATCAGTTCATGGGCTCTTTGCCGAGCGCGACGGCTTAAGCTCGCCGTCGCCTAACCCGGTGCTGCTGAGCGCCTTGCCCTTTGCCAATGAAAGCGAGCCTAACAACGAGTCCAGGCAGGCGACACCTGAGCCCCCCCTGGACGCGCCCTGTGCCTTCCATGGCATCATCAGTAAAACCGGAGACGTTGACTGGTTCCGTTTTCATGCCAGGAAAGGACAGGACCTTCGGATTCGTGTCCGCGGAAGGTCATTGCGATCACCCCTCGACAGCGTTCTAATTTTACGCGATTCCAAAGGCAAGCAGATCAACCGGAATGATGACCAGGGAAGCCTCGACAGCATCATCGATTTCAAACCACCCGCCGATGCTGACTACTTTGTCAATGTCCGCGACCACCTCGGCAAGGGGGGGTCTGATTACACTTACCGGGTGGAAATTGACAAGCGGGAACCCACCCTGTCAGCATCGTTGCCAGTTGGGCTGAGAAACGACAGCCAGTATCGTAAAGTCATCTGTGTGCCGAGGGGGAATCGTTACGCGACGGTGGTCAATGTCACTCGGCAGAACGTCGCTTGCGACTGCAAACTCCAGGCCGACTCCCTGCCTCAGGGGGTGGTGATGCAACATAGTGCGGCACCCAGCAACGCCAACAGTTTTCTCGCTCTGTTTGAAGCGGCCCCCGATGCTCCGATCGCCGGCGGGCTGCACCATTTTAGTATCCTCGATGCCAGCCCGGGGAGTAGGGTTCGTGGTGACCTTGAGGAAATGATCCACCACGTTGAGATTAACAATACCGGCACATTCCACAGTACCTATGACGACCGGATCACGGTGGCAGTCATTGAGGAAGCTCCCTTCCACGTGGATCTCTTTGTCCCTCCGGTCCCCATTGTTCAAAACGGCACAGCCCGGCTCAAAGTCACCTTGCGCCGGGCGCCCGGCTTCGATGGCGCGGTAAAAGTGACACTTCCCTGGAAGCCGCCGGGGATTGGTTCGCCGACGGAAATCACGATTCCGAAGGGGGAAAACGAGGCGTTTTATAACATCAACGCAAGTGCTGACGCCGCCGTGGGAAACCATCAGGTATGTGTGGTAGCCGAGTCGACCACCCCAAAGGGACTGGTCATGGTGTCATCGGCATTGGCAAATCTAACAGTATCCGAACCCTTCATGACGGTAACCATGGAAATGGCTTCGACCATCCCCGGGGAAAACACGGTTCTCCTCTGCAAGGTGAATCACCATCAGCCTATCCAGGGCAGGGCACAGATGATTCTTCACGGCCTTCCCCATGGGGTAAAAGCCGCCCCCAGGGAGATCGATGCCAACACCAAGGAGGTGATCTTTGATCTCGAAGTCGCCAAGGATGCCACCAAGGGCAAACACAACGCGTTATTCTGCCAGATCCTGCCGAGGAAAAAGGGTTATCTGATCCCGCACAATACCGGACACGGCGGCACGCTCAGGATCAATCCACCGCCCCCCGCACCCAAGGTCGCCAAGAATGGCCCTGCCAAGCCAGCGGTGGCTAAGACGGCCCCCAAAGCAGCTCCACCCAAGCCCAGCAAGCCTCTTTCCCGGCTCGAACAATTACGTCAGCGTAAAAAACAATGACCCCCACACTCCATTCCATCGTTGTCGCTGCCGCCTGCGTCGTTTCGCAAGCAGCCATCGCCGCGCCCGACTTCGTCAACGACATCCAGCCTATCCTTGAGGAGAATTGCGTACGCTGCCACGGCGAGAATAAGGACAAGGGCGAGTTGCGTCTGGATACCTATGCCCTGACGATGGAAGGGGGCGAGACGGGTGATGCCGTCGACCTGAAAAACCCGGAAAAAAGCCTGATTCTCAAACGGGTTTCCCTGGCACACGACGACGAGGACGTCATGCCTCCCACACCCGACGAAAACGGTAAAAAAGGAGGCGAGCCACTGAGCAAAAAACAAATTGCCCTGCTTGATGCCTGGATTCGATCCGGTGCCCACTGGCCGGAGGGCCTGACCTTGAAGCCCAGGGAAAAAAGCCGTCGCGAAAAAAACCTCGATCAGCCGGACCCCGACCTCGTCGCCATTGAAGTGTTTCCCAAGGAGGTTGCCCTGGAAACAAGTGCCGACTTCCATCGTTTGATCATCCTCGGTCATTACCAGGATGCCACCACCCGTGATATCACGCCTTCGGTGACCCTGAACATCACCGGTGATCACATTGTCCGTATCGAGGCGACCACCCTGTTTCCCAAAGCAGACGGCAGCACACAGGTCGAGGTCAGCTATCGGGGCAAAAAACTAACAGTCCCGGTAACTGTCAAAGAGGCCGGGAAAATCAGGCCTGTTAGTTTTCAGCGTGACGTCATGCCCGTGCTCACTGCGGAAGGTTGTAACACTGGCTCCTGCCACGGCTCGGCACGCGGTCAGGACGGTTTTATGCTGTCGCTTTTCGGCTACGACCCGCAGGGCGACCACTTCCGGCTCACACGCGAGATGCCGGGCAGGAGAATCAACCTGGCCATCCCGGAGGACAGCCTGTTGCTCACTAAAGCCACCGAGTCGGTTCCTCACACGGGGGGTAAGCTGTTTGAAAAAGACAGCAGCTCCTACCAGGTCTTGCTCGACTGGGTGAAGTCGGGTGCCGAATTTGACAAGGAATCAGGCAAAGACCTCATCCTCCCCACCTCGATCGAAGTGCGTCCCACGCAGGCGGTGATCAAGGGCCCGGACCAAAAACTCCCGCTGACCGTGCGGGCGCTTTATTCCGACGGGACCGACCGGGATGTGACATCACTAACAACCTTTTCAACCAGCAATGACAACTCGGTGAAAATTGAACCGGATAC of Akkermansiaceae bacterium contains these proteins:
- a CDS encoding DUF1501 domain-containing protein yields the protein MKKQPLCSGNPLAEWGARSSSRREFLHVGVLAGLGLTLPEFLKMQAHGAQKHYESKEGVAKSVIQIFLPGGIAQQESFDPKPYAPSEYRGPFGTIKTALPGVEFSENLKHLAKIADKFTVIRSMSHGEAAHERGTHNMFTGYRPSPALQYPSMGSVVAHELGSRKSLPPYVCVPNVPNIFANSGYLSSAYGPFGLGANPSQKGFKVRDLNMPAGVDDDRFYRRKSLLETVDEHFKSLEDSDALDSMDAFYKHAYSLISSQEAREAFDLSKEPDKLKDVYGRTPAGQRMLLARRLAESGVRFISLTAGGWDHHDNIKGGIQSNLPPVDQAVAALINDLDQRGMLDSTLVMLTSEFGRTPKINKTNGRDHWPRVFSVMLAGGGVKKGLVYGKSNALAAEPEEDKVGVADFATTIYNQIGINADKELMAPGGRPIEIVAGGSVIKDLLI
- a CDS encoding PPC domain-containing protein, with amino-acid sequence MSIYRLVVAGMVSFFSATPLSAYSPELGTILPRGGQRGTEVEFNFHGKQLIEPQEIIFYKPGVSVKSLHKVKDSHVKAVLAIAPDAELGEHPVRLRCKGGVTYMRTFWVGQFATVNEAEPNNDFSKPQRVGFNTTVHGTAGLEDADYYGVTVKKGQRISAEVEGMRLGAVFFDPYLAILDSRRFELATSDDAPLLRQDAFVSVVAPEDGEYTVLVRESSYEGNDNCRYRLHIGGFSRPSAVYPPAAHPGVATTFRMIGDPAGDYAFQATPAGKEGSVHGLFAERDGLSSPSPNPVLLSALPFANESEPNNESRQATPEPPLDAPCAFHGIISKTGDVDWFRFHARKGQDLRIRVRGRSLRSPLDSVLILRDSKGKQINRNDDQGSLDSIIDFKPPADADYFVNVRDHLGKGGSDYTYRVEIDKREPTLSASLPVGLRNDSQYRKVICVPRGNRYATVVNVTRQNVACDCKLQADSLPQGVVMQHSAAPSNANSFLALFEAAPDAPIAGGLHHFSILDASPGSRVRGDLEEMIHHVEINNTGTFHSTYDDRITVAVIEEAPFHVDLFVPPVPIVQNGTARLKVTLRRAPGFDGAVKVTLPWKPPGIGSPTEITIPKGENEAFYNINASADAAVGNHQVCVVAESTTPKGLVMVSSALANLTVSEPFMTVTMEMASTIPGENTVLLCKVNHHQPIQGRAQMILHGLPHGVKAAPREIDANTKEVIFDLEVAKDATKGKHNALFCQILPRKKGYLIPHNTGHGGTLRINPPPPAPKVAKNGPAKPAVAKTAPKAAPPKPSKPLSRLEQLRQRKKQ